The following are encoded together in the Streptomyces flavofungini genome:
- a CDS encoding spermidine synthase, producing the protein MARNRRGRSAREALVEEVDGGLAELIPDRERPRGWTLLVDGAPQSHVDLDDPAHLGFEYQRRIGHIVDLVAPPGRPVHVLHLGGGALTLARYVAATRPRSTQQVVERDTALVQLVRRALPLDPGARIRIRGTDAREGLAKTPDGWADLVIADVFSGARTPAHLTTAEFLGDVRRALKPTGWYAANLADGPPLAYLRGQLATAATVFPELALVADPAVLRGKRFGNAVLLGAGHPLPIAELTRRSAGDPHPARVEHGPALGAFSGGAAAVTDASAVASPAPPPSVFR; encoded by the coding sequence GTGGCACGGAATCGGCGGGGACGGTCGGCGCGGGAAGCACTCGTCGAGGAGGTGGACGGAGGGCTTGCCGAGCTGATACCCGACCGGGAGCGGCCCCGCGGGTGGACGCTGCTCGTCGACGGCGCGCCGCAGTCGCACGTCGACCTGGACGACCCCGCCCACCTCGGGTTCGAGTACCAGCGCCGGATCGGTCACATCGTCGACCTCGTCGCGCCGCCCGGGCGGCCCGTGCACGTGCTGCACCTCGGCGGTGGTGCCCTCACCCTCGCCCGGTACGTCGCCGCGACCCGGCCCCGCTCCACCCAGCAGGTCGTCGAACGCGACACCGCCCTCGTCCAACTCGTCCGCCGCGCCCTGCCCCTCGACCCCGGCGCCCGCATCCGCATACGCGGCACCGACGCGCGCGAAGGGCTCGCCAAGACCCCCGACGGCTGGGCCGACCTCGTCATAGCCGATGTGTTCAGCGGCGCCCGCACCCCCGCCCACCTCACCACCGCGGAATTCCTCGGCGACGTCCGCAGGGCCCTGAAGCCCACCGGCTGGTACGCCGCCAACCTCGCCGACGGCCCGCCGCTCGCCTATCTGCGCGGCCAACTCGCCACCGCCGCCACCGTCTTCCCCGAACTCGCCCTCGTCGCCGATCCGGCGGTCCTGCGCGGCAAACGCTTCGGCAACGCCGTGCTCCTCGGCGCCGGACACCCCCTGCCCATCGCCGAACTCACCCGGCGCAGCGCCGGGGACCCGCACCCGGCCCGGGTCGAACACGGGCCCGCGCTCGGCGCGTTCAGCGGCGGCGCCGCAGCCGTCACCGACGCCAGCGCGGTGGCCTCGCCCGCGCCGCCGCCGTCGGTGTTCCGCTGA
- a CDS encoding response regulator transcription factor, which translates to MASVLVVEDDQFVRSALIRHLTDASHTVRSVGTALEALREVAHFRFDLVILDLGLPDLDGAEALKMLRGITDVPVIIATARDDEAEIVRLLNDGADDYLTKPFSVEHLSARMTAVLRRSRGSGSGNGDASPRPVLQVGGLTVDPLRRQAQLDGARLDLTRREFDLLAFLAGRPGVVVPRKELLAEVWQQSYGDDQTIDVHLSWLRRKLGETAANPRYLHTLRGVGVKLEPPQ; encoded by the coding sequence ATGGCAAGTGTGCTCGTCGTCGAGGACGACCAGTTCGTACGCTCGGCCCTCATCCGGCACCTCACCGACGCCTCCCACACGGTACGGAGCGTCGGCACCGCCCTGGAGGCGCTGCGCGAGGTCGCCCATTTCCGGTTCGACCTGGTCATCCTGGACCTCGGGCTGCCCGACCTCGACGGGGCCGAGGCGCTGAAGATGCTGCGCGGCATCACCGACGTACCCGTGATCATCGCGACCGCGCGCGACGACGAGGCGGAGATCGTGCGGCTCCTCAACGACGGCGCCGACGACTACCTGACCAAGCCGTTCTCCGTCGAGCACCTGTCCGCGCGCATGACCGCCGTGCTCCGGCGCTCGCGCGGCTCCGGATCGGGCAACGGCGACGCGTCGCCCCGGCCCGTGCTCCAGGTCGGCGGCCTCACCGTCGACCCGCTGCGCCGCCAGGCCCAGTTGGACGGCGCCCGGCTCGACCTGACCCGGCGCGAGTTCGACCTGCTCGCCTTCCTCGCCGGGCGGCCCGGCGTCGTCGTACCGCGCAAGGAACTGCTAGCCGAGGTCTGGCAGCAGAGCTACGGCGACGACCAGACCATCGACGTCCATCTGTCCTGGCTGCGCAGGAAACTGGGCGAGACCGCCGCCAACCCCCGCTATCTGCACACCTTGCGGGGCGTCGGCGTGAAGCTGGAGCCACCGCAGTGA
- a CDS encoding AAA domain-containing protein — MSPAPLEASTAPFDPGAEAARATDAILRDTLDGAHRGVVVDSPPGAGKSTLVVRAALELAAAGRPLMVVAQTNAQVDDLVLRLAEKNPELPVGRLHSSDPDPYDKALDALANVRKSAKAGDLAGLDVVVSTAAKWGHVKDVEPWRHAIVDEAYQMRSDALLAVAGLFERALFVGDPGQLDPFAIAEAEQWAGLAYDPSASAVTTLLAHNPGLPQHRLPVSWRLPASAAPLVSDAFYPYTPFRSGTSHADRALGFAVPSDGSGPDRVIDEAAHSGWGLLELPARNTPRTDPEAVRAVALVVRRLLDRGGAATSERAPDPVPLTADRIAVGTAHRDQAAAVRGALSALGVTNVTVDTANRLQGREFDVTVVLHPLSGRPDATAFHLETGRLCVLTSRHRHACIVVCRAGVDTLLDDHPSTEPVQLGVTVKFPDGWEANHAILSRLTSHRVPWP; from the coding sequence GTGAGCCCGGCACCCCTCGAAGCGAGCACAGCCCCCTTCGACCCCGGGGCGGAAGCCGCCCGGGCCACCGACGCGATCCTGCGCGACACGCTCGACGGCGCGCACCGCGGAGTCGTCGTCGACTCCCCTCCCGGCGCCGGGAAGTCGACCCTCGTGGTCCGCGCCGCCCTCGAACTGGCCGCGGCGGGGCGCCCCCTGATGGTCGTCGCCCAGACCAACGCCCAGGTCGACGACCTCGTCCTGCGCCTCGCCGAGAAGAACCCCGAACTGCCCGTCGGCCGACTGCACAGCAGCGACCCCGACCCGTACGACAAGGCGCTCGACGCCCTCGCGAACGTACGCAAGTCCGCGAAGGCCGGCGACCTCGCGGGGCTCGACGTCGTCGTGTCCACCGCCGCGAAGTGGGGGCACGTCAAGGACGTCGAGCCCTGGCGGCACGCCATCGTCGACGAGGCGTACCAGATGCGGTCCGACGCGCTCCTCGCTGTCGCCGGGCTCTTCGAGCGGGCCCTGTTCGTGGGCGACCCGGGGCAGTTGGACCCCTTCGCCATCGCCGAGGCCGAGCAGTGGGCGGGGCTCGCGTACGATCCGTCGGCGTCCGCGGTGACCACGCTCCTCGCCCACAACCCCGGGCTGCCGCAGCACCGGCTGCCCGTGTCGTGGCGGCTGCCCGCGTCGGCCGCGCCGCTGGTCTCCGACGCGTTCTATCCCTACACGCCCTTCCGCAGCGGCACCTCCCACGCCGACCGGGCGCTCGGCTTCGCCGTCCCCTCCGACGGTTCGGGTCCCGACCGGGTCATCGACGAAGCGGCCCACTCCGGGTGGGGTCTCCTCGAACTGCCCGCCCGCAACACGCCGCGTACGGACCCCGAGGCCGTCCGGGCCGTCGCTCTCGTGGTGCGGCGGCTGCTCGACCGGGGCGGGGCGGCCACGTCCGAGCGGGCGCCCGATCCCGTCCCCCTCACGGCCGACCGGATCGCCGTCGGGACGGCGCACCGGGACCAGGCAGCAGCCGTACGCGGCGCGCTCTCCGCCCTCGGGGTCACGAACGTGACCGTGGACACGGCCAATCGCCTCCAGGGCCGGGAGTTCGACGTGACCGTGGTCCTCCACCCCCTGTCCGGGCGGCCGGACGCCACGGCCTTCCACCTGGAGACGGGACGGCTGTGCGTCCTCACGTCCCGGCACCGGCACGCGTGCATCGTGGTGTGCCGCGCGGGAGTCGACACCCTCCTGGACGACCATCCCTCCACGGAGCCCGTCCAACTGGGCGTCACGGTCAAGTTCCCCGACGGCTGGGAAGCCAACCACGCAATCCTCTCGCGCCTGACGTCCCACCGGGTCCCCTGGCCCTGA
- a CDS encoding putative bifunctional diguanylate cyclase/phosphodiesterase, producing the protein MNGTSQGPTATAVADPGRARPAVTERHQTGPTGPLAQYAADYRAAFAAAPLALAVVDREGLVVSANEALAELLGADAADLTGRIAADLVDLASDARTWHAYREVLRGRQAKLRCTRRLKHPDGHSLWTQITASPLPGGPERRGAGSVLLAAADISARRDLQARLRHLQMHDPVTRLPNRALFFERLATALEAGAYDDTSTGRIGLCYLDLDGFKAVNDTLGHRVGDRLLAAVAERLTALADRAGYGRASAPLVARLGGDEFALLVEDSTGTDQLTELAETVLRTLQEPFDLSGQRLSVSASIGVVERRAAGTTTTGLMQAADTTLYWAKADGKARWTLFDPERNAHRMTRQALASSLRPAVERDEFVLDYQPLVCLEGGDVRGVEALVRWNHPQFGLLTPNRFIGLAEEDGSIVQLGRWVLRTACRQARRWQLENPGREPLFVSVNVAVRQVWDSDLVADVAEILAETGLAPGLLQLELTESAVMGSAGRPLQALQALSDMGVRIAIDDFGTGYSNLAYLSRLPVSVLKLDGSFVRGFQYDEGEYGTASAHINPADEVIVEALVQLAHRLGLTVTAECVETSGQAERLRRIGCDTGQGWLYSRPVAADRISVLLGSRGKRQVVAQDA; encoded by the coding sequence GTGAACGGAACCTCACAAGGGCCGACCGCCACAGCGGTCGCAGACCCCGGCCGTGCCCGGCCTGCCGTCACAGAGCGTCACCAAACGGGCCCGACCGGCCCCCTCGCCCAGTACGCCGCCGACTACCGCGCCGCCTTCGCGGCGGCCCCCCTGGCCCTCGCCGTCGTGGACCGCGAGGGCCTGGTCGTCAGCGCCAACGAAGCGCTGGCCGAACTGCTCGGCGCCGATGCCGCCGACCTCACCGGGCGGATCGCCGCCGACCTGGTGGATCTCGCCTCCGACGCCCGCACCTGGCACGCGTACCGCGAGGTGCTCCGCGGCCGGCAGGCCAAGCTCCGCTGCACCCGCCGACTCAAACACCCCGACGGGCACTCGCTGTGGACCCAGATCACCGCGTCCCCGCTGCCCGGCGGGCCCGAGCGGCGCGGCGCGGGCAGCGTCCTGCTCGCCGCCGCCGACATCAGCGCGCGCCGCGACCTGCAGGCCCGGCTGCGGCATCTGCAGATGCACGACCCGGTGACCCGGCTGCCCAACCGCGCGCTGTTCTTCGAGCGCCTGGCCACGGCCCTCGAAGCGGGGGCGTACGACGACACGAGCACCGGCCGGATCGGGCTCTGCTATCTGGACCTCGACGGGTTCAAGGCGGTCAACGACACGCTCGGCCACCGCGTCGGCGACCGGCTCCTCGCCGCCGTCGCCGAGCGGCTCACCGCCCTCGCCGACCGCGCCGGATACGGCAGGGCGTCGGCGCCGCTGGTCGCCCGGCTCGGCGGGGACGAGTTCGCGCTGCTCGTGGAGGACTCCACCGGCACCGACCAGCTCACCGAACTCGCCGAGACAGTCCTCAGAACGCTCCAGGAACCCTTCGACCTGTCCGGGCAGCGGCTCTCGGTCTCGGCCTCCATCGGCGTCGTCGAGCGACGCGCCGCGGGCACCACGACCACCGGTCTGATGCAGGCCGCCGACACCACGCTGTACTGGGCGAAGGCCGACGGCAAGGCCCGCTGGACCCTGTTCGACCCCGAGCGCAACGCCCACCGCATGACCCGGCAGGCGCTCGCCAGTTCGCTGCGCCCCGCCGTCGAGCGCGACGAATTCGTCCTGGACTACCAGCCGTTGGTGTGTCTGGAGGGCGGTGACGTGCGCGGTGTCGAAGCACTCGTACGGTGGAATCATCCGCAGTTCGGTTTGCTCACGCCGAATCGGTTCATCGGACTTGCTGAAGAAGACGGCTCGATCGTGCAGCTCGGGCGCTGGGTGCTGCGGACCGCGTGTCGGCAGGCCCGGCGGTGGCAGCTCGAGAACCCCGGCAGGGAGCCGCTGTTCGTGAGCGTCAACGTCGCCGTGCGCCAGGTGTGGGACTCCGACCTGGTGGCGGACGTGGCCGAGATCCTGGCGGAGACCGGCCTCGCGCCGGGGCTGCTGCAACTGGAGCTGACCGAGTCCGCCGTCATGGGCTCCGCGGGCCGGCCCCTGCAAGCCCTGCAGGCGCTCAGCGACATGGGCGTCCGCATCGCCATCGACGACTTCGGCACCGGCTACTCCAACCTCGCCTACCTCAGCCGCCTCCCGGTGTCCGTCCTGAAGCTGGACGGCTCCTTCGTGCGCGGCTTCCAGTACGACGAGGGCGAGTACGGCACGGCGTCCGCGCACATCAACCCCGCCGACGAGGTGATCGTCGAGGCCCTGGTGCAACTCGCCCACCGCCTCGGGCTCACCGTCACCGCGGAGTGCGTGGAGACGTCCGGGCAGGCGGAGCGGCTGCGCCGGATCGGGTGCGACACCGGGCAGGGGTGGCTGTACTCACGGCCGGTGGCGGCGGATCGTATCTCCGTACTGCTCGGGTCGCGCGGCAAGCGACAGGTGGTCGCGCAGGACGCGTGA
- a CDS encoding LysR family transcriptional regulator: protein MDMDTRLLRSFTAVAQEGDLRRAADRLLLPVATLTRQLRRLETQLGTELFTRSRAGMALTDAGAALAAAAPAVLDAWDAALRSTRGAAARADRVLRVGFVTDGAQGLARHGIAEFARRRPGWRVRLTQAAADDPTAGLAAGTVDAALLRLPFPGQEALDVEVLLTEPRRVALPAGHRLAVREDVDFAELLDEPFVAAPPESGWWRDHWLATDEREGRPAKIGAVARTFEEWLTAIADGEGVSLASAATARACRRPGVVYRAVRGIRPAQVGVAHARGTQVPQVVRDFVQSCVTARDARDPEV from the coding sequence TCGCCCAGGAGGGCGACCTCAGGCGTGCCGCCGACCGGCTCCTCCTCCCGGTGGCGACGCTGACCCGGCAGCTCAGGCGCCTGGAGACGCAGTTGGGGACGGAGCTGTTCACGCGGTCGCGCGCCGGGATGGCCCTGACGGACGCGGGTGCGGCACTCGCGGCCGCCGCGCCCGCGGTGCTTGACGCCTGGGACGCGGCGCTGCGTTCCACGCGGGGCGCGGCGGCGCGCGCGGACCGGGTCCTGCGCGTGGGCTTCGTGACCGACGGGGCGCAGGGGCTCGCGCGGCACGGCATCGCCGAGTTCGCGCGCCGCAGACCCGGCTGGCGGGTGCGCCTGACGCAGGCCGCCGCCGACGACCCGACGGCGGGCCTGGCCGCGGGCACCGTCGACGCGGCGCTGCTGCGCCTGCCGTTCCCCGGCCAGGAGGCCCTGGACGTAGAGGTGTTGCTCACCGAGCCGCGCCGCGTCGCGCTCCCCGCCGGGCACCGCCTGGCCGTGCGCGAGGACGTCGACTTCGCCGAACTCCTCGACGAGCCCTTCGTCGCCGCCCCGCCGGAGTCCGGCTGGTGGCGCGACCACTGGCTGGCGACGGACGAACGCGAGGGCCGCCCGGCGAAGATCGGCGCCGTGGCCCGCACGTTCGAGGAGTGGCTGACCGCCATAGCGGACGGCGAGGGCGTGTCCCTCGCCTCGGCGGCCACGGCCCGCGCCTGCCGACGCCCCGGCGTGGTCTACCGCGCGGTGCGCGGCATCCGCCCGGCCCAGGTCGGCGTGGCCCACGCCCGGGGCACTCAAGTCCCGCAGGTGGTGCGGGACTTCGTACAGTCATGCGTCACCGCGCGCGACGCGCGGGACCCCGAGGTGTGA
- a CDS encoding phosphatase PAP2 family protein: MPQTEAKGAGSRGISESLTSPIRPRWWTELPLILLVYGAYSAGRLLARGDVTTAVDHGLDLLRVEKALNLNLEHPLNRLFTAHTSIGVPADFWYASLHYLVTPLVLVWLFRSRAVHYAAARTWLMVSTLIGLVGFTLMPTCPPRLLDAKHGFVDTMAQYSDWGWWGGQASAPRGLGGMTNQYAAMPSLHVGWSLWCGVVLWRYGRTPLMKTLAIAYPLLTTVVVMGTANHYFLDAVAGAVVMGIGLLLVRPVQGAAARVRARLRPIVTTALAARRAEGPADATPAPAATDSSIVSAGCQTSAGERIPHQRKLGTDPGGKPAAKPGGKPCGNKGARPAGRASDTGDSAQTPARGAART; the protein is encoded by the coding sequence ATGCCGCAGACCGAGGCAAAGGGCGCCGGCAGCCGCGGCATATCGGAGAGCCTGACGTCCCCGATCCGCCCGCGCTGGTGGACGGAGCTACCGCTGATCCTCCTGGTGTACGGGGCCTACTCCGCCGGGCGGCTGCTCGCGCGCGGGGACGTCACGACGGCCGTGGACCACGGCCTCGACCTCCTCCGCGTCGAGAAGGCCCTGAACCTGAACCTGGAGCATCCGCTCAACCGGCTCTTCACGGCCCACACCTCCATCGGCGTTCCTGCGGACTTCTGGTACGCCTCGCTGCACTACCTGGTCACGCCACTGGTGCTGGTCTGGCTGTTCCGCAGCAGGGCCGTGCACTACGCGGCCGCCCGCACCTGGCTGATGGTCTCCACGCTCATCGGCCTGGTCGGCTTCACCCTGATGCCGACCTGCCCGCCGCGCCTCCTCGACGCCAAGCACGGCTTCGTCGACACGATGGCGCAGTACAGCGACTGGGGCTGGTGGGGCGGCCAGGCCAGCGCCCCGCGCGGACTCGGCGGCATGACCAACCAGTACGCGGCGATGCCCAGCCTGCACGTCGGCTGGTCGCTGTGGTGCGGTGTGGTGCTCTGGCGGTACGGCCGCACGCCCCTGATGAAGACCCTCGCCATCGCCTACCCGCTGCTCACCACCGTCGTCGTCATGGGCACCGCCAACCACTACTTCCTCGACGCGGTCGCGGGCGCCGTCGTGATGGGCATCGGCCTGCTGCTCGTCCGGCCGGTGCAGGGCGCCGCGGCCCGGGTCAGGGCCCGGCTGCGGCCGATCGTCACGACCGCCCTCGCCGCGAGGCGCGCCGAGGGCCCCGCTGACGCCACCCCCGCCCCGGCCGCCACTGACTCCTCGATTGTCAGTGCCGGATGCCAGACTTCGGCGGGTGAGCGAATTCCCCATCAGCGCAAGCTCGGGACCGATCCGGGCGGCAAGCCCGCCGCCAAGCCGGGCGGCAAGCCCTGCGGGAACAAGGGCGCCAGGCCCGCGGGCCGCGCCTCGGACACCGGGGACAGCGCTCAGACACCGGCTCGCGGAGCTGCGCGGACCTGA
- a CDS encoding bifunctional DNA primase/polymerase — protein MSSSSLTLTPRTPHTPTAPAAPGARSTPATPTNACDVTPAGATWLTSAETYPHRALADWRARPTTPAVLSCGTVFDVVSVPAVFGRRMVDRLWHDGPGSGPVATYRGRMLLFAAPGTARRLPSLLEWEEWGPAVPALLCHGTGDAVTVPPLTAGHGTDPDDRRGSRWLVAPDTRQPWLPGPDVLLWACVRAARAATSSAVRISIFPGGDQDAKVYDVSRRR, from the coding sequence ATGAGCAGCTCCTCCCTCACCCTCACCCCCCGCACCCCCCACACCCCCACTGCGCCCGCTGCACCCGGCGCCCGCAGCACCCCCGCCACCCCCACCAACGCCTGCGACGTCACCCCCGCGGGCGCCACCTGGCTCACCTCCGCCGAAACGTATCCGCACAGAGCGCTCGCGGACTGGCGCGCCCGCCCCACCACCCCCGCGGTCCTGTCCTGCGGCACCGTCTTCGACGTGGTCAGCGTGCCCGCCGTCTTCGGGCGGCGCATGGTCGACCGGTTATGGCACGACGGCCCCGGCTCGGGCCCGGTGGCCACCTACCGCGGCCGGATGCTGCTCTTCGCGGCTCCAGGAACGGCCCGCCGCCTCCCCTCGCTCCTGGAGTGGGAGGAATGGGGCCCCGCCGTCCCCGCCCTGCTCTGCCACGGCACGGGCGACGCGGTGACCGTGCCCCCGCTCACCGCCGGCCACGGCACAGACCCCGACGACCGGCGCGGATCCCGCTGGCTGGTCGCCCCCGACACCCGCCAGCCCTGGCTCCCCGGACCCGACGTGCTGCTCTGGGCGTGCGTCCGCGCGGCCCGCGCCGCCACCAGCTCCGCAGTGCGTATATCGATTTTTCCTGGCGGCGATCAGGATGCTAAGGTCTACGACGTCAGCAGGCGCCGCTAG
- a CDS encoding tetratricopeptide repeat protein: MVSSSSASSTPPPRPNVAFRQLRGQRSPGEFAAAVRRAAREIGERVSCDARYVGRVEAGEIRCPNYAYERVFLHMFPGRTLTDLGFAPRAAVRGRGARAAGDARGAATDRAHDGHDPRYPRASDSDNTFSTEESDVRRRAFMTSGTATVAVASLGAAGLPLGGAAEARAHESRRYRPADKHEVHAVEEAVREIRLLDDRHGADGLYRRAAAPLRTAYALLDAGTTRQAGQAVAARLYAGAGELAISVGWLAHDSGRFDDARSHYAEALATARMAGDPALEAHAFCNTAFLARDAGRPREAVRAAQAAARAARHLDSPRFLSLLALREAGGWAGLGDRAGCRQALTRAHALFDRGPAEGDPEWMTFYGAAELAGLEAQCWSALGQWERAARHAQRAADVAAEQTPEFTRNIALYTAELADDLARAGRPDEAAAAGLRVLALLDEVQSSRIACMLATTARLLLPHRRADEVTGFLEQHAARARG; this comes from the coding sequence ATGGTGTCGTCGTCATCGGCATCGTCAACTCCGCCTCCGCGTCCGAATGTCGCGTTCCGGCAGCTGCGCGGGCAGCGCTCCCCGGGCGAGTTCGCGGCCGCGGTGCGACGGGCCGCGCGCGAGATCGGCGAGCGGGTCAGCTGTGACGCGCGGTACGTCGGCCGCGTGGAGGCGGGCGAGATCCGCTGCCCCAACTACGCGTACGAACGGGTGTTCCTGCACATGTTCCCCGGCCGGACGCTGACGGACCTGGGCTTCGCGCCACGCGCGGCCGTCCGGGGCCGGGGGGCACGGGCCGCGGGCGACGCGCGCGGGGCGGCCACCGACCGCGCGCATGACGGCCACGACCCGAGGTACCCGCGCGCCAGTGACAGCGACAACACCTTCAGCACCGAGGAGAGCGACGTGCGGCGTCGCGCATTCATGACCAGCGGCACGGCCACCGTGGCCGTCGCCTCCCTGGGGGCCGCCGGGCTCCCGCTGGGCGGCGCCGCCGAGGCGCGCGCCCACGAGTCGCGCCGGTACCGCCCGGCGGACAAGCACGAGGTGCACGCCGTCGAGGAGGCCGTCCGCGAGATCCGCCTGCTCGACGACCGGCACGGCGCCGACGGCCTCTACCGGCGGGCGGCCGCCCCGCTGCGCACCGCCTACGCCCTGCTCGACGCGGGCACCACCCGGCAGGCCGGGCAGGCGGTGGCCGCCCGGCTCTACGCGGGCGCGGGCGAGCTCGCGATCTCCGTCGGCTGGCTCGCGCACGACTCCGGCCGCTTCGACGACGCCCGCTCGCACTACGCGGAGGCGCTCGCGACGGCACGGATGGCCGGGGATCCCGCCCTGGAGGCGCACGCGTTCTGCAACACGGCTTTCCTGGCCAGGGACGCGGGCAGGCCCCGGGAGGCGGTGCGGGCGGCGCAGGCCGCGGCGCGGGCCGCCCGGCACCTGGACTCGCCCCGGTTCCTGTCCCTGCTCGCGCTGCGCGAGGCGGGCGGCTGGGCCGGGCTCGGCGACCGCGCGGGCTGCCGCCAAGCGCTCACCCGCGCGCACGCCCTGTTCGACCGCGGCCCCGCCGAGGGCGACCCGGAGTGGATGACCTTCTACGGCGCCGCGGAGCTCGCGGGCCTGGAGGCGCAGTGCTGGTCGGCGCTCGGCCAGTGGGAGCGCGCGGCCCGGCACGCGCAGCGCGCGGCGGACGTGGCGGCGGAGCAGACGCCCGAGTTCACGCGGAACATCGCGCTGTACACGGCGGAGCTCGCCGACGACTTGGCCCGCGCGGGCCGCCCGGACGAGGCCGCGGCGGCGGGCCTGCGGGTCCTCGCCCTTCTGGACGAGGTCCAGTCGTCGCGGATCGCGTGCATGCTCGCGACCACCGCCCGGCTGCTGCTGCCGCACCGGCGTGCCGACGAGGTGACGGGCTTCCTGGAACAGCACGCGGCACGCGCGCGGGGGTGA
- a CDS encoding histidine phosphatase family protein, translated as MAPRILLARHGQTEWSLSGKHTGRTDIPLLEEGRRGAKLLGQRLHRAPYDGLPGVEVRTSPLSRARETCELAGFGDRAAEWDALMEFDYGAYDGLTPADIQALRPGWFIWRDGVPDGETLAQVSARADEVVAWAREADRDVLVFAHGHILRAIGARWLGYDIDFASRIRLNPTSLSVLGWAYGEPALESWNETGHLAG; from the coding sequence ATGGCACCGCGCATCCTGCTGGCCCGGCACGGACAGACCGAGTGGTCGCTGTCCGGAAAGCACACCGGCAGGACGGACATCCCGCTCCTCGAAGAGGGCAGGCGGGGCGCGAAGCTCCTGGGCCAGCGGCTGCACCGGGCGCCCTACGACGGCCTCCCCGGCGTCGAGGTGCGCACCAGCCCGCTCTCCCGCGCGCGGGAGACGTGCGAGCTCGCCGGGTTCGGCGACCGGGCCGCCGAGTGGGACGCCCTGATGGAGTTCGACTACGGGGCGTACGACGGACTGACCCCCGCCGACATCCAGGCCCTGCGCCCCGGGTGGTTCATCTGGCGGGACGGGGTTCCGGACGGCGAGACGCTGGCGCAGGTGTCCGCGCGCGCGGACGAGGTCGTCGCCTGGGCCCGCGAGGCCGACCGGGACGTCCTCGTCTTCGCCCACGGCCACATCCTGCGGGCCATCGGCGCCCGCTGGCTCGGCTACGACATCGACTTCGCGTCCCGCATCCGCCTCAACCCGACGTCCCTGTCGGTCCTGGGCTGGGCCTACGGAGAGCCCGCCCTGGAGTCCTGGAACGAGACGGGCCACCTCGCCGGATAA
- a CDS encoding M6 family metalloprotease domain-containing protein, whose amino-acid sequence MLTRGGERPRLRTVGVLFTCLTALAATSLVAGPAIAHGEAGPCALRRTPAHHSEGLDTWNGAYPRPSRALDAVMVFLSFPDSPPLTTPQELAADYFPATSDFFDQASYGRFRLRAHPQHEWVEMPEDSTMYAIERDWDPQHRASYLRDAVAVADARVDFSAYDIVYFVADPDAPGVNSDATKVVNFDRPMRADGTSIRRIVTVFERHPPDRNVLAHETGHVFDLPDLYHRPTDGKGDWDTHVGDWDVMGSQFGLAPELFGWHKWKLGWLGPRQVVCVDGGPRRLTLDPLAAQPVPGGGGATKLAVVRTGRGSAVAIEARGAVGNDRSTCREGVLVYRVRNETASGRGPVEVIDAHPDSEACDTESVYPPLADAPVRVGEAFTVPGERIRIEVENRTPSGAWTVTISPT is encoded by the coding sequence ATGCTCACCCGTGGAGGGGAGAGGCCGCGGCTGCGCACCGTGGGCGTCCTCTTCACCTGCCTGACCGCTCTCGCCGCCACCTCGCTGGTCGCGGGGCCCGCGATCGCCCATGGCGAGGCGGGTCCGTGTGCCCTGCGGCGCACGCCCGCGCACCACTCGGAAGGCCTCGACACCTGGAACGGCGCCTATCCGCGCCCGTCCCGCGCCCTCGACGCCGTCATGGTCTTCCTCTCCTTCCCGGACTCCCCGCCGCTGACGACGCCGCAGGAGCTGGCGGCCGACTACTTCCCGGCCACGAGTGACTTCTTCGACCAAGCCTCCTACGGGAGGTTCCGGCTGCGCGCCCACCCGCAACACGAATGGGTGGAAATGCCGGAAGATTCCACGATGTACGCCATAGAGCGGGACTGGGATCCGCAGCACCGCGCGTCCTACCTCCGGGACGCGGTGGCCGTCGCCGACGCGCGCGTGGACTTCTCCGCGTACGACATCGTGTACTTCGTCGCCGACCCGGACGCGCCCGGGGTCAACTCGGACGCCACGAAGGTCGTCAACTTCGACCGTCCGATGCGGGCCGATGGCACCAGCATCCGCCGCATCGTCACCGTCTTCGAACGCCATCCGCCCGACCGCAATGTCCTCGCCCACGAGACCGGTCACGTCTTCGACCTCCCCGACCTCTACCACCGGCCCACCGACGGCAAGGGCGACTGGGACACCCACGTCGGCGACTGGGACGTCATGGGCAGCCAGTTCGGCCTCGCCCCTGAGCTGTTCGGCTGGCACAAGTGGAAGCTCGGCTGGCTGGGGCCCCGCCAGGTGGTCTGCGTCGACGGCGGCCCGCGGCGCCTCACTCTCGACCCGCTCGCCGCCCAGCCCGTTCCCGGCGGGGGCGGCGCCACCAAGCTGGCCGTCGTCCGCACGGGCCGGGGCAGCGCCGTCGCCATCGAGGCGCGTGGTGCCGTGGGCAACGACCGGAGTACGTGCCGTGAGGGCGTCCTCGTCTATCGCGTCCGCAACGAGACGGCGTCGGGCCGGGGCCCCGTCGAGGTCATCGACGCCCATCCGGACTCGGAGGCCTGCGACACCGAATCCGTCTACCCGCCTCTCGCGGACGCGCCGGTGCGGGTCGGCGAGGCCTTCACGGTGCCCGGGGAACGCATCCGCATCGAGGTCGAGAACCGCACCCCGTCCGGCGCCTGGACCGTCACGATCAGTCCCACGTGA